A stretch of Cicer arietinum cultivar CDC Frontier isolate Library 1 chromosome 5, Cicar.CDCFrontier_v2.0, whole genome shotgun sequence DNA encodes these proteins:
- the LOC101511887 gene encoding copper-transporting ATPase HMA4-like, giving the protein MACTSCSESVERTLQMIDGVKTAIFGLALEEAKVHYDPSLADPEKIIEAIEDAGFGAELIGSGNDANKVYLKIEGTDSEKDANVLVSSLELAVGVNRVEMDFSDYIVTVSYDPDITGPRTRTHCVQEASRGSKMYQATLYSPSGQRERDKVNEIPTCRDQFLFSCLFSVPVFVFAMVLPMLPPYGNWLNYKIHNMLTLGLFLRWILCTPVQFIVGKRFYVGSYHALRRRSANMDVLVALGTNAAYFYSLYIVIKALTSDTIEGQDFFETSSMLISFILLGKYLEIVAKGKTSDALGKLTQLVPDKAYLVEIDTDANIITETEIDTQLIQKNDIIKIVPGAKISIDVLL; this is encoded by the exons ATGGCATGCACAAGTTGCTCTGAGTCTGTTGAGAGAACACTTCAAATGATTGATGGAGTGAAAACGGCAATATTTGGTCTAGCTTTAGAGGAGGCAAAAGTGCATTATGATCCTAGCCTTGCCGATCCCGAAAAGATAATTGAAGCTATAGAAGATGCGGGGTTTGGAGCAGAACTTATTGGCTCTGGGAATGACGCGAATAAAGTTTATCTAAAAATTGAAGGGACTGATTCTGAAAAAGATGCTAACGTGTTAGTGTCTTCTCTTGAGTTAGCTGTAGGTGTGAATCGTGTTGAAATGGATTTTTCAGATTATATAGTTACCGTTAGCTATGATCCGGACATTACAGGTCCGAGAACTCGAACTCATTGTGTTCAGGAAGCTAGCCGTGGCTCCAAGATGTACCAAGCAACCTTGTATTCTCCTTCAGGACAAAGAGAAAGGGATAAGGTGAATGAAATTCCCACGTGTAGGGATCAGTTTTTGTTCAGCTGCTTGTTTTCTGTACCTGTGTTTGTGTTTGCTATGGTGCTTCCCATGCTTCCTCCATATGGCAACTGGTTGAACTATAAGATCCATAATATGCTTACTCTTGGGTTGTTTTTAAGATGGATCCTTTGCACGCCTGTGCAGTTCATAGTTGGGAAAAG gttCTATGTGGGATCATATCATGCACTGAGGAGAAGATCTGCTAACATGGATGTGCTGGTTGCGTTAGGCACTAATGCTGCTTATTTTTACTCGttatatattgtaataaaaGCACTGACTTCAGATACAATCGAAGGACAAGATTTCTTTGAGACCAGTTCCATGTTGATATCCTTTATCCTATTAGGAAAATATTTGGAGATTGTGGCCAAAGGGAAAACATCAGATGCTTTAGGAAAGCTGACACAACTTGTTCCAGATAAAGCATATTTAGTAGAAATTGATACTGATGCAAATATCATCACAGAGACAGAAATTGACACTCAACTTATACAAAAGAATGACATAATTAAGATTGTGCCTGGGGCTAAAATTTCCATTGATGTATTGTTATAA